A genomic region of Colletotrichum destructivum chromosome 5, complete sequence contains the following coding sequences:
- a CDS encoding Putative protein kinase, giving the protein MAPEVTHFRDLHFVAESFDPATRAFLDTTFALIDKDDEVYFGQLPIRKLKISLEEYSAALVRVPDAEIYPKLPDSGEELFIFRDEQPLASNLYLKRPRLVEYEEYKEQDCVEIIPGLLYEETRNLEAISRHPHPGIIGYHGCRVRRGFITGLVLDRHPTDLKHRVREEGKPPLDRVAFMGALESALAHLHNLGLAHNDLNPANILISETGMPILIDFDSCRPVGQKLLHSRGTPGWTDESDSWDTSEIRHDTFAIGKIREWLDEQLKVVDPTL; this is encoded by the coding sequence ATGGCGCCGGAGGTCACACACTTTCGTGACCTGCACTTTGTTGCAGAGTCGTTTGATCCCGCCACCAGAGCCTTCTTGGACACTACGTTTGCACtcatcgacaaggacgacgaagTCTACTTCGGCCAGCTGCCTATCCGCAAACTTAAGATCTCTTTGGAAGAGTATTCGGCCGCGCTCGTGCGGGTCCCAGACGCAGAAATATACCCTAAGCTGCCCGACAGTGGTGAAGAACTTTTCATTTTCCGAGACGAGCAACCGCTGGCGAGCAACCTCTACCTCAAGCGACCGAGGCTGGTCGAATACGAGGAATACAAGGAGCAGGACTGCGTCGAAATCATCCCTGGTCTACTGTATGAGGAAACTCGGAACCTGGAAGCGATTTCTCGACACCCTCATCCTGGCATCATCGGCTACCACGGATGTCGCGTGAGGAGAGGCTTCATCACTGGGCTGGTGCTCGACCGTCACCCTACCGACCTCAAGCATCGCGTCAGAGAGGAAGGCAAACCGCCTCTCGATAGAGTGGCCTTCATGGGTGCCTTGGAGTCAGCCCTCGCTCATCTGCacaacctcggcctcgcccacAACGATCTCAACCCTGCAAATATATTGATCAGCGAAACGGGCATGCCGATTCTCATCGACTTTGACTCATGCCGTCCCGTCGGACAAAAGCTGCTTCATAGCCGTGGCACACCAGGCTGGACCGACGAATCGGACAGTTGGGACACGTCAGAGATTCGACACGATACGTTTGCTATTGGAAAGATCCGGGAATGGTTAGACGAGCAGCTGAAGGTAGTCGACCCCACGCTGTAA
- a CDS encoding Putative amidase signature domain-containing protein produces the protein MAFNVLTATITELEELLNGGTLTSEVVVTEYLEQIEAHNGYLHAVIATAPKALLPEKACFLDKERAASRVRGPLHGIPLLVKDNTATHPSLVM, from the exons ATGGCGTTCAACGTACTGACGGCTACTATAACTGAGCTTGAAGAATTGCTGAATGGCGGCACTCTGACTAGCGAGGTCGTGGTCACCGAGTACCTGGAGCAAATCGAGGCCCACAACGGCTACCTTCACGCAGTTATTGCCACTGCACCAAAAGCCCTGCTCCCCGAGAAAGCTTGCTTTCTCGACAAGGAGAGGGCTGCCAGTCGCGTACGAGGTCCTCTCCATGGTATTCCTCTTCTTGTGAAG GACAACACTGCGACCCATCCTAGTCTTGTAATGTAG
- a CDS encoding Putative acyl-CoA dehydrogenase/oxidase, acyl-CoA oxidase/dehydrogenase, middle domain superfamily produces MPIDFSLGPTEVQIRKGAAAFAKNVLKPARAEYAVHVEQHKRFQATQSVYTTAVEAGMIKGQLATALDAVEPSASLTIFATGLGLTPLNLVQKPEHRELLAPFLSGQGSPLASLVFSEPGGVANYLEKGAPGLNTTAFREGDEWVINGEKIWATNSAGWDFKGADLACVVCRDVSTRPGPDVAPEDSVMIILVTRADLDNSGEGSFEVLRHISTPGHTSVSGPHIRYTNVRVPAKNVLCGPGEGAAIASASFDCSAVLVGAMAVGLMRAAFDAALTFAKDDSRGGKVPLLERQAVADLLSGIKMQTEACRALTWKAAHAMGNDQGDYDARRELALAAKVYCSDAAVKAVTDAINAVGVTAYDTEKPFAELLNNAMVLPIFDGGNVGIQRRHMQQLMLSPSYDAWSSTYGSSRDDS; encoded by the exons ATGCCTATCGACTTCAGTCTCGGTCCGACTGAGGTGCAGATCCGCAAGGGCGCCGCTGCTTTCGCCAAAAATGTGCTCAAGCCGGCGCGTGCCGAGTATGCCGTGCATGTGGAACAGCACAAACGATTCCAGGCAACTCAGTCCGTTTACACGACGGCGGTTGAGGCCGGAATGATCAAGGGGCAGCTTGCAACTGCTCTCG ACGCGGTCGAGCCGAGCGCTTCTCTCACCATATTTGCAACGGGGCTGGGTCTAACTCCCCTGAATCTCGTACAGAAGCCGGAGCATCGCGAACTTCTCGCGCCGTTCCTCAGCGGCCAAGGATCGCCGCTCGCCTCACTCGTGTTCAGCGAGCCTGGCGGGGTGGCAAACTACCTGGAAAAAGGCGCGCCGGGACTCAATACCACGGCTTTCCGCGAAGGCGATGAGTGGGTTATTAACGGAGAGAAGATCTGGGCGACGAACAGCGCGGGCTGGGACTTCAAGGGCGCGGATCTAGCCTGCGTGGTCTGCCGCGACGTGTCCACGAGACCCGGGCCAGACGTCGCTCCAGAAGACAGCGTCATGATCATCTTGGTCACacgcgccgacctcgacaacAGCGGCGAGGGAAGCTTCGAGGTTCTGCGCCACATTTCGACGCCGGGCCACACGTCTGTTTCCGGGCCTCACATCCGGTACACCAACGTCCGCGTCCCAGCGAAGAATGTGCTCTGCGGGCCGGGAGAAGGGGCCGCGATAGCCTCGGCTTCGTTCGATTGCAGCGCCGTGCTTGTCGGTGCCATGGCCGTGGGACTGATGCGCGCCGctttcgacgccgccctcaccTTCGCCAAGGATGATAGCCGGGGAGGCAAAGTGCCTCTGTTGGAACGGCAGGCTGTTGCTGACCTGCTGTCCGGTATCAAGATGCAGACGGAGGCGTGTCGGGCTTTGACGTGGAAAGCTGCCCATGCCATGGGTAACGACCAGGGCGATTacgacgcccgccgcgagctggcgttggcggccaAGGTTTACTGCAGTGATGCTGCCGTGAAGGCGGTCACGGATGCCATCAATGCTGTCGGAGT AACCGCCTATGACACAGAGAAGCCCTTTGCAGAGCTCCTCAACAACGCAATGGTCCTGCCGATTTTCGACGGGGGCAACGTGGGTATTCAACGGCGGCATATGCAGCAATTGATGCTCTCCCCGAGCTATGACGCGTGGTCATCGACGTATGGCTCATCCAGAGACGATAGCTGA
- a CDS encoding Putative Tle1 phospholipase, alpha/Beta hydrolase, with product MANASTDGPAWVSQIQLPVPQLGDSQQFADCAHRTSKTTNAKRIIVCCDGTWNNSNKMGGIATNVARLSSAIAHKCCTGMPQVVYYHRGAGTEESKVAQYLGGVLGKGVVQDIADIYRFVCDNYNPGDEIFIIGFSRGAFTARSVSGLICNLGLLNRVGLSHFGAIFHDYQNFPNWRPFTWFDKEKHLAGFTLSNYERLERFERAREGRTERRDNAAMEADLDDEKKKFFKSMTQCRDPETMQMNLQKMAKKYRDLLEKHEMILCERQTQIRDGQRKDVFVPLNVKVKAVGVWDTVGSLGWPKMPWEKLRKDRSADELRFASIDVHPNVEYAFHAIALDEWRTAFKPTLWGKKNNTSTHLRQVWFPGSHSNVGGGFEDQQIATIAMAWMADQLTSIGVEFSTPEMKRIFYTLEPDVQAREWAMGRISNPGATTSIPDQAYNAVWYPWKKLTGGNPVLGTRTPGKYKEDNGKSLIVDPTELIHPSVRIRYLYDGLGLNDEGEWECAALTKNGFKLEKSAQPPRLEDPYPKSPIASTYETLSGKVSSVHGGHTVDSGSHEGHTLVIHQVPFEAELCLLDQAKNNWVWTQGKGKDKKTLPEERIGMWERLFIDINHRMVLRQQREKAERDKMAANQKQTWKQWLTDKQHTAKGAAGQVLSGTIGRFLGPPAKYKPKDYPKKFGYHDFVSWQSGDVTRTRQRNPWENHEIGN from the exons ATGGCCAACGCATCTACGGATGGCCCGGCATGGGTCTCGCAGATCCAGTTGCCCGTTCCCCAGCTTGGCGACTCGCAGCAGTTTGCGGATTGTGCCCACCGAACAAGCAAGACCACGAACGCTAAACGCATCATCGTCTGTTGCGATGGAACATGGAATAACTC GAACAAGATGGGAGGCATTGCAACCAATGTTGCCCGTCTCTCGTCTGCAATCGCGCACAAGTGCTGCACTGGTATGCCGCAAGTCGTATACTACCACCGCGGAGCTGGAACGGAGGAGTCCAAGGTTGCACAATACCTTGGAGGTGTGCTTGGGAAGGGAGTTGTCCAG GACATTGCAGATATCTATCGCTTTGTGTGCGACAACTACAACCCTGGAGATGAGATATTCATCATAGGTTTCTCCCGCGGCGCCTTCACAGCCCGCTCAGTTTCGGGGCTGATCTGCAACCTCGGTCTCCTCAACCGCGTCGGCTTGTCACATTTCGGGGCCATCTTCCACGACTACCAGAACTTCCCTAACTGGCGGCCGTTCACCTGgttcgacaaggagaagcatCTCGCCGGCTTCACCCTCTCCAACTACGAGCGGCTCGAAAGGTTCGAGCGTGCCAGGGAGGGCCGGACGGAGCGCCGCGATAACGCTGCCATGGAGgccgatctcgacgacgagaagaagaagttcttCAAGTCCATGACGCAGTGCCGTGACCCTGAGACGATGCAGATGAATCTCCAGAAGATGGCAAAGAAGTACCGGGACTTGCTTgaaaag CACGAAATGATTCTGTGTGAGAGGCAGACGCAGATTCGAGATGGCCAGAGAAAGGATGTCTTTGTCCCCTTGAATGTCAAAGTCAAGGCAGTCG GCGTATGGGACACTGTTGGAAGTCTGGGCTGGCCCAAGATGCCTTGGGAAAAGCTTCGCAAGGATCGAAGCGCCGACGAG CTTCGCTTCGCAAGCATTGACGTCCACCCCAACGTCGAGTACGCTTTCCATGCCATCGCGTTGGACGAGTGGAGGACGGCGTTCAAGCCGACGTTGTGGGGGAAGAAAAATAATACCTCGACCCATCTTCGCCAGGTCTGGTTCCCCGGCAGCCATAGCAACGTCGGCGGAGGATTCGAGGACCAGCAGATTGCGACAATTGCCATGGCCT GGATGGCGGACCAGCTGACTTCGATCGGGGTGGAGTTCAGCACCCCTGAGATGAAGCGCATCTTCTACACCCTCGAGCCCGACGTCCAGGCGCGCGAATGGGCAATGGGGCGTATTTCCAACCCGGGCGCCACGACTTCCATCCCGGACCAAGCCTACAACGCGGTTTGGTACCCCTGGAAGAAGCTCACGGGCGGGAACCCCGTCCTCGGCACCCGTACGCCCGGCAAATACAAAGAGGACAACGGGAAGTCTCTCATCGTCGATCCCACTGAGCTCATCCACCCGTCGGTGCGCATTCGGTACCTCTACGACGGACTGGGCCTgaacgacgagggcgagtgGGAGTGCGCGGCTCTCACCAAGAACGGGTTCAAGCTCGAGAAGAGTGCCCAGCCCCCCCGACTGGAAGACCCATACCCGAAGAGCCCCATCGCGTCTACGTACGAGACCCTGAGCGGGAAAGTTTCCTCGGTCCACGGCGGCCACACGGTGGACTCCGGGTCGCACGAGGGCCACACGCTCGTCATTCACCAAGTGCCCTTTGAGGCCGAACTCTGCCTCCTCGACCAGGCCAAGAACAACTGGGTCTGGACgcagggcaagggcaaggacaagaagacgcTCCCGGAGGAGCGCATCGGCATGTGGGAGCGCCTGttcatcgacatcaaccaCCGCATGGTCCTGAGGCAGCAGCGTGAGAAGGCGGAGAGGGACAAGATGGCCGCCAACCAGAAGCAGACGTGGAAGCAGTGGCTCACCGACAAGCAGCACACCGCCAAGGGTGCCGCTGGACAGGTGCTCAGCGGCACCATCGGGAGGTTCCTCGGTCCTCCGGCCAAGTATAAGCCTAAGGATTACCCCAAGAAGTTTGGGTACCACGACTTCGTTTCGTGGCAGAGTGGTGATgtgacgaggacgcggcAGAGAAACCCATGGGAGAACCATGAGATTGGGAATTAA
- a CDS encoding Putative major facilitator, sugar transporter, major facilitator superfamily, with product MLFSLGRGKSLQFGVTTCCLIAFVLFGYDQGVFGGILQMEDWLDQFNHPSDSETGIIVSCYNLGCLFGCVLNFIFGEQLGRRKTIWVAMGLVIIGATLQATAYTVPHLVVGRLVTGFGTGMKTSTVPMYQSELCDKKYRGRLVSAETLFVGVGIVFAYWFDFGMSYVGGPVAWRLPLAFQIVFALVVVVLVFALPESPRWLFKHGREQEAVQVLCDVFDKDPTDEYIRAEVHAIHNAIEIEVAEKKSASWVSIFKNDRLRTGHRVLLAWGAQFMNQIGGINLVVYYIPSVLVQNVGMTAHMAQIIGGCVQMMFMFGSILPALALDRMGRRKTMMWGSAGLGVCMLMISILLSRVGLANGQACASASVAFFFLYNLIFGMGMNCVPWVVVPEILPLHARTRGTAVGISSNWLWNFFVVMITPVIINRLQWKAYLIFVVTNFVFVPVIYFFYPETSNFGLEEIDEFFTSGGNPVKVAKEMSKAMKAGVDRSGSDAEKVPSSLEKAEVMVEHR from the exons ATGCTTTTCAGTCTCGGCCGAGGCAAGAGCCTCCAGTTCGGCGTCACGACATGTTGTCTAATCGCATTTGTGCTCTTTGGCTACGATCAGGGC GTATTTGGCGGCATTCTCCAGATGGAAGACTGGCTAGACCAGTTCAACCACCCATCCGACTCAGAAACCGGCATCATCGTGTCGTGTTACAACCTCGGATGTCTTTTCGGCTGCGTTC TCAACTTCATTTTCGGTGAGCAACTTGGTCGTCGAAAGACGATCTGGGTCGCCATGGGGCTTGTCATTATCGGTGCCACGCTGCAGGCGACGGCATACACTGTCCCTCATTTGGTCGTTGGTCGCCTCGTGACTGGCTTCGGCACCGGTATGAAAACCTCGACAGTCCCAAT GTATCAGTCAGAACTTTGCGATAAAAAGTACCGAGGCCGGCTCGTGTCCGCCGAGACACTCTTTGTGGGAGTTGGAATCGTTTTCGCGTACTGGTTTGACTTTGGCATGTCCTACGTTGGCGGCCCGGTCGCGTGGCGACTGCCACTCGCATTTCAaatcgtcttcgccctcgtcgtcgtcgtcctggtcTTCGCTCTCCCCGAATCTCCCCGATGGCTGTTCAAGCATGGCCGTGAGCAGGAAGCAGTCCAGGTCCTCTGCGACGTGTTCGACAAAGACCCCACGGACGAGTACATCCGAGCCGAGGTCCACGCCATTCACAACGCCATCGAgatcgaggtcgccgagaagaagtcggCCTCTTGGGTCAGCATCTTCAAGAACGACCGCCTTCGGACCGGCCATCGTGTTCTCTTAGCATGGGGCGCTCAGTTCATGAACCAGATTGGGGGGATCAACCTGGTCGTCTACTACATTCCCTCGGTTCTGGTGCAGAATGTGGGCATGACGGCGCACATGGCCCAGATCATCGGAGGATGCGTGCAGATGATGTTCATGTTCGGCTCCATCTTGCCTGCACTCGCGCTGGACCGCATGGGTCGACgcaagacgatgatgtgggGAAGTGCCGGACTCGGCGTATGCATGCTCATGATTTCGATCCTGTTGTCTCGAGTCGGGCTAGCCAACGGCCAAGCGTGCGCTTCAGCGTCGGTGGCATTCTTTTTCCT CTATAACCTGATTTTTGGCATGGGCATGAATTGCGTTCCCTGGGTCGTGGTCCCGGAAATCCTCCCGCTCCACGCCCGAACACgcggcaccgccgtcggcatcagCTCCAATTGGTTATGGAACTTCTTCGTCGTAATGATCACCCCGGTCATCATCAACCGCCTGCAGTGGAAGGCTTACCTGATCTTTGTGGTCACCAACTTCGTTTTCGTTCCCGTCATCTACTTCTTCTACCCTGAGACCAGCAACTTCGGGCTGGAGGAGATTGACGAGTTCTTCACGTCGGGCGGCAACCCGGTCAAGGTTGCAAAGGAAATGTCCAAGGCCATGAAGGCCGGAGTTGATAGATCCGGAAGTGATGCGGAAAAAGTACCGAGCTCCTTGGAAAAGGCCGAAGTGATGGTGGAGCACAGGTAG
- a CDS encoding Putative short-chain dehydrogenase/reductase SDR, NAD(P)-binding domain superfamily yields MTETVLIFGASGNMGVSAVIAALRSGRQVIAVVRNKANAEKIYKYAGTREGITVAEADPTSEDSLRALIDQVRAGKLPSFQHVWASCGGIYWETPLLEIESDALREILKVNVESYVYVYRATVPYLLEKGFAGSTWTLCTGAQGDWGHRAGPAITQGALFSLAIAAARETEKTVVRFNEVYLAYRVQVEVDGPDFYGMPLQSSEAFSPLYQKVLDGSDIKGSRISALGPKDVIDLSVKKLF; encoded by the exons ATGACTGAGACAGTTCTTATTTTCGGTGCCTCCGGCAACATGGGCGTGTcagccgtcatcgccgccctgcgcTCTGGTCGCCAGGTCATTGCCGTCGTCCGCAACAAGGCCAACGCCGAGAAGATTTACAAGTACGCCGGCACCCGTGAGGGGatcaccgtcgccgaggcaGACCCCACTTCCGAAGATTCGCTCCGAGCTCTCATCGACCAAGTCCGTGCAGGGAAGCTACCCAGCTTCCAGCACGTGTGGGCGTCCT GCGGTGGCATCTACTGGGAAACTCCGCTCCTCGAAATCGAGTCCGACGCATTGCGCGAGATCTTGAAAGTGAACGTCGAATCCTACGTCT ATGTCTACCGCGCCACTGTGCCCTACTTGCTCGAGAAGGGCTTCGCGGGTAGCACTTGGACTCTATGCACCGGCGCCCAGGGTGACTGGGGCCATCGGGCAGGCCCGGCGATCACTCAAGGCGCTCTTTTCAGCCTCGCCATTGCGGCCGCTCGTGAGACCGAGAAGACTGTTGTCCGCTTCAACGAGGTATACCTGGCCTATCGCGTTCAGGTCGAGGTGGATGGCCCGGATTTCTACGGCATGCCCCTCCAATCATCCGAGGCCTTTTCGCCCTTGTACCAGAAGGTCCTTGACGGGTCTGATATCAAGGGCAGCCGGATCAGTGCTCTTGGTCCCAAGGATGTCATCGACTTGTCCGTCAAGAAGTTGTTCTGA
- a CDS encoding Putative phosphate transporter, with translation MALHQYDYIFAIGTIFAFLDAWNIGANDVANSWATSVSSRSITYIQAMSLGSILEFAGSVGVGARVADTIRTKIVDIDLFENDPALLMLGMCCAVTASAIYLTICTKIGLPVSTTHSIMGGVIGMGVALIGADNIHWVSPSGDISSGVVSVFLAWIIAPGISGSFAAIIFTITKYGVMLRKNPVMKGLALVPVYFGITASLLTMLIVWKGGSIKVTFNDAETAGMIVGVGAAWALLITIFFVPWLYRMVVKDDWQLRWYHIFLGPLLLRRPEPPMQPEGLTGGIRDFYSGHMTKEELEAARGGVVSPTRSNDVESGSADGEKTVAQDTADAATVTPRKNEYAHKPIVGPRPEGVWYSGAVLYWMVKKVFLSGVDQDIINMQKKESVLTGDLEEMHAHVQHYDNKAEYLYSFMQVMTACTASFTHGANDVANAIGPYATIFQIWNTGVLAGSKSDVPIWILCFGGAGIALGIWTYGYNIMRNLGNRLTLHSPARGFSMELGAACTIILATRLKLPVSTTQCITGATVGVGLCSGTWRSINWRMVAWIYMGWIITLPTAGIISGLLAGIIVNAPRWGMAN, from the exons ATGGCTCTCCATCAGTATGATTACATTTTTGCCATCGGTACCATCTTCGCGTTCCTCGACGCGTGGAACATTG GTGCCAACGATGTTGCCAACTCCTGGGCCACTTCGGTCTCGTCCCGATCCATCACCTATATTCAGGCCATGTCCCTAGGTTCCATTCTCGAGTTTGCCGGTTccgttggtgttggtgctcGTGTTGCAGACACCATCCGTACCAAG ATCGTGGATATCGACCTCTTCGAGAATGACCCGGCTCTCCTCATGCTCGGCATGTGCTGCGCCGTCACCGCATCCGCCATCTACCTTACCATCTGCACGAAAATCGGTCTCCCCGTTTCCACCACCCACTCCATCATGGGTGGTGTCATCGGCATGGGTGTCGCGCTTATTGGCGCTGATAACATTCACTGGGTTTCCCCGAGCGGCGATATCAGCTCAGGTGTCGTCTCTGTCTTCCTCGCTTGGATTATCGCCCCTGGTATCTCTGGCTCCTTCGCGGCAATCATTTTTACAATCACAAAGTACGGTGTCATGTTGCGCAAGAACCCGGTCATGAAGGGTCTCGCCCTCGTGCCCGTCTACTTCGGAATTACGGCCTCTCTTCTGACCATGTTGATTGTCTGGAAGGGTGGCTCCATTAAGGTTACCTTTAACGATGCCGAGACGGCCGGTATGAtcgttggtgttggtgccgCTTGGGCTCTGCTCATcaccatcttcttcgtcccctGGTTGTACCGCATGGTCGTCAAGGATGACTGGCAACTGCGCTGGTACCACATCTTCCTTGGTCCTCTCCTGCTCCGCCGCCCCGAGCCTCCCATGCAGCCCGAAGGCCTGACCGGCGGCATCCGCGACTTCTACTCCGGCCACAtgaccaaggaggagctTGAGGCTGCtcgtggtggtgttgttTCTCCCACTCGCAGCAACGATGTTGAATCGGGCTctgccgacggcgagaagaCTGTTGCCCAGGACACCGCCGACGCTGCGACAGTGACCCCTCGCAAGAATGAGTACGCTCACAAGCCCATTGTCGGCCCTCGCCCCGAGGGAGTTTGGTACAGCGGTGCCGTCCTTTACTGGATGGTCAAGAAGGTCTTCCTGTCGGGTGTCGACCAggacatcatcaacatgcagaagaaggagagtGTGCTTACTGGCGACTTGGAGGAGATGCACGCTCATGTCCAGCACTACGACAACAAGGCGGAGTACCTGTACTCCTTCATGCAAGTCATGACTGCCTGCACCGCGTCCTTCACCCACGGTGCCAACGACGTTGCCAACGCCATCGGACCTTACGCCACCATTTTCCAGATCTGGAACACCGGTGTCCTCGCTGGCAGCAAGTCTGACGTCCCCATCTGGATTCTCTGCTTCGGTGGTGCCGGTATCGCCCTCGGTATCTGGACTTACGGATACAACATCATGCGCAACCTCGGTAACCGCCTGACGCTTCACTCGCCTGCTCGTGGTTTCTCCATGGAATTGGGCGCTGCTTGCACCATCATCCTGGCCACTCGTCTTA AGCTCCCCGTCTCTACTACTCAGTGCATCAccggcgccaccgtcggTGTCGGTCTCTGCTCCGGTACCTGGCGCTCCATCAACTGGCGCATGGTTGCTTGGATCTACATGGGCTGGATCATCACCCTTCCCACTGCTGGTATCATTTCCGGCCTCTTGGCCGGCATCATTGTCAACGCTCCTCGCTGGGGAATGGCCAACTAA